A window of Chitinophaga sp. MM2321 contains these coding sequences:
- the rplC gene encoding 50S ribosomal protein L3, with product MKGIIGKKIGMTSIFESNGKQTACTIIEAGPNVVTQVKSLESDGYNAIQVSFGEKKEKHTTKAESNHFAKASTSPKRFVKEFRNPDVQKALGESITCEIFAEGESIDVVGTSKGKGFQGVVKRHGFSGVGEATHGQHDRSRAPGSVGGSSYPARVFKGMRMAGQTGNERVKVKGLKILKIFPEKNYILVSGSVPGHIGSIVLIQK from the coding sequence ATGAAAGGTATTATTGGTAAAAAGATTGGTATGACCAGTATCTTCGAGTCCAATGGTAAGCAAACAGCTTGTACCATTATCGAAGCAGGTCCCAACGTTGTAACACAGGTAAAAAGCCTGGAATCAGACGGTTACAATGCAATACAGGTTTCTTTCGGTGAGAAGAAAGAAAAACACACCACTAAAGCAGAAAGTAATCACTTCGCGAAAGCAAGCACCTCTCCCAAACGTTTCGTAAAAGAATTCCGTAACCCGGATGTACAGAAAGCCCTCGGTGAATCTATCACATGCGAAATCTTCGCAGAAGGCGAATCAATTGACGTTGTAGGCACTTCCAAAGGTAAAGGTTTCCAGGGTGTTGTAAAACGCCACGGTTTCAGCGGTGTGGGTGAAGCTACCCACGGTCAGCACGATAGAAGCAGGGCTCCTGGTTCTGTTGGTGGATCATCTTACCCTGCCCGCGTTTTCAAGGGTATGCGTATGGCCGGCCAGACAGGTAACGAAAGAGTGAAAGTGAAAGGTCTGAAAATCCTGAAAATATTCCCTGAAAAGAATTATATCCTGGTAAGTGGTTCCGTTCCCGGCCACATTGGTTCAATCGTTTTAATCCAGAAGTAA
- the porV gene encoding type IX secretion system outer membrane channel protein PorV — MKQSYTTILFTGILLMAALPLAAQKNQQKPPNIGASFLLVNPDARSSGTGDATTGLDPDPNALFSNAAKIVFAGDWGVSANYSPWMWELNNNQSNMAYVSAYKTWNTTEGIGVSMKYFNYGQVTFRDDNGTVMQDFNPREFAIDAAYARKLGEHMSLAITARYIRSQLGQGSFNSLQQKPASAVAGDVSYYYQNSVDKLDFGNRYSLGVSVTNIGTKLQYTDDNTRKSFLPMNLRIGGGYTFVHTHEHEFTIAADINKLMVPTPPTYVLDANGNETSQILKGKDPNRGVVDAIFSSFGDAPGGFNEEIREYTIGSGIEYAYKQAFFVRTGYFYEHPNKGYRQHFAAGLGVRISDIGLDIAYLIPTDGSLREKKTLKFSLVYNIGKAVQP, encoded by the coding sequence ATGAAACAAAGTTATACTACTATACTCTTTACAGGCATACTACTGATGGCTGCTCTCCCACTGGCAGCGCAAAAAAACCAACAAAAACCACCTAATATCGGCGCCAGCTTTTTGCTGGTAAACCCCGATGCCAGGAGCAGCGGCACAGGAGATGCTACCACCGGGCTGGACCCGGATCCCAATGCCCTGTTTTCCAATGCAGCGAAAATAGTTTTTGCAGGAGACTGGGGCGTGAGCGCCAACTATTCTCCCTGGATGTGGGAACTGAATAACAATCAATCCAACATGGCATATGTATCTGCCTACAAAACATGGAATACCACGGAGGGAATAGGTGTATCCATGAAATATTTCAACTACGGCCAGGTTACATTCCGGGATGATAACGGCACCGTTATGCAGGATTTTAACCCCAGGGAATTTGCCATTGATGCCGCTTATGCACGCAAGCTGGGAGAACATATGTCGCTGGCAATTACGGCCCGCTATATACGTAGCCAGCTGGGACAGGGTTCCTTTAATAGTTTACAGCAAAAACCTGCTTCAGCAGTAGCTGGAGATGTTAGTTATTATTATCAGAACAGTGTAGATAAACTGGATTTCGGTAATCGTTATAGTTTAGGCGTGAGCGTTACCAATATCGGCACCAAACTTCAGTATACCGATGACAATACCCGCAAGAGTTTTCTGCCGATGAACCTTCGTATCGGTGGCGGCTATACGTTTGTGCATACACACGAACATGAATTCACCATTGCAGCAGATATTAATAAGCTGATGGTGCCTACACCACCCACCTATGTACTGGATGCAAATGGCAATGAAACCAGCCAGATTCTGAAAGGGAAAGATCCCAACAGGGGTGTGGTAGATGCCATCTTTAGTTCTTTCGGAGATGCGCCGGGAGGATTTAATGAAGAAATCAGGGAATACACCATCGGTTCCGGTATTGAGTATGCTTACAAGCAGGCCTTTTTTGTGCGTACCGGTTACTTCTACGAGCACCCCAATAAAGGCTACCGGCAACATTTTGCAGCAGGTCTGGGTGTGCGCATATCCGACATTGGACTGGACATTGCCTACCTGATTCCTACAGATGGCAGTTTACGGGAAAAGAAAACGCTCAAATTTTCACTGGTATACAATATTGGCAAAGCGGTACAACCATAA
- the rpsJ gene encoding 30S ribosomal protein S10 — protein sequence MSQRIRIKLKSYDHNLVDKSAEKIVKTVRNTGAVVTGPIPLPTEKKIFTVLRSPHVNKKAREQFQLCTHKRLLDIYTSSSRTVDALSKLDLPSGVEVEIKA from the coding sequence ATGTCTCAGAGAATAAGAATCAAGCTGAAGTCCTACGATCATAACCTGGTAGACAAGTCTGCTGAGAAGATCGTCAAAACCGTGCGTAACACGGGCGCCGTGGTAACAGGTCCGATACCTTTACCTACAGAGAAGAAAATTTTTACGGTACTGCGTTCTCCGCACGTAAATAAGAAAGCGCGCGAGCAGTTCCAGTTGTGTACTCACAAGCGTTTGCTGGATATTTACACGTCCTCTTCCAGGACGGTAGATGCACTCAGTAAACTGGATTTACCTTCTGGGGTAGAAGTTGAAATTAAAGCATAG
- the rplD gene encoding 50S ribosomal protein L4, with translation MQVDILNIEGKKTGRSIELPEEIFGVEPNNHVIYLAVKQYLAAQRQGTHKVKTRAEVQGASRKLHKQKGTGGARKGNIRNPLYKGGGTIFGPKPHGWGFKLNRKVKDLAKISALSVKAKENSIIIIEDLALQTPKTKQFVGILKNLNINVDGKKTMFITPEYNDNVYLSLRNIPTVDGAMLSDINTYDIMNSNYIVFTESAAKIFTEEEPAEA, from the coding sequence ATGCAAGTCGATATTTTAAATATAGAAGGTAAGAAAACCGGAAGGTCAATTGAACTTCCCGAGGAGATCTTTGGTGTTGAACCGAACAACCACGTAATTTACCTGGCTGTGAAACAATACCTCGCTGCTCAGCGTCAGGGTACTCATAAAGTGAAAACCAGAGCTGAAGTACAAGGTGCTTCCCGTAAACTGCACAAACAAAAAGGTACCGGTGGCGCCCGTAAAGGTAACATCCGTAACCCATTGTATAAAGGTGGTGGTACCATCTTCGGACCAAAACCGCACGGTTGGGGCTTTAAACTGAACAGAAAAGTGAAAGATCTCGCTAAGATCTCCGCCCTGTCAGTAAAAGCTAAAGAAAACAGCATCATCATTATTGAAGATCTGGCCCTGCAAACACCTAAAACCAAACAATTCGTTGGTATTTTAAAGAACCTGAACATCAATGTAGACGGTAAGAAGACTATGTTCATCACACCGGAATACAATGACAATGTTTACCTGTCTTTAAGAAACATCCCTACTGTAGACGGTGCTATGCTGAGTGATATCAACACTTATGATATCATGAACAGCAATTACATTGTGTTTACAGAAAGCGCAGCTAAAATCTTCACAGAAGAAGAGCCGGCTGAAGCGTAG
- the rplW gene encoding 50S ribosomal protein L23, with product MKLSDVLIKPVVSEKVNKATEKFNRYYFIVDKKANKLEIKKAVEEFYGVTVADVNTAVMPGKAKFRFTKAGFVSGKKPSYKKAIITLASGETIDLYANM from the coding sequence ATGAAACTTTCAGACGTTTTAATCAAACCGGTAGTATCCGAAAAGGTGAATAAAGCCACCGAAAAATTCAACCGCTACTACTTCATTGTTGACAAAAAAGCCAACAAACTGGAGATCAAAAAAGCAGTAGAAGAATTTTACGGTGTGACTGTAGCAGATGTGAATACTGCCGTAATGCCGGGTAAAGCAAAATTCCGCTTTACAAAAGCCGGTTTCGTGTCAGGGAAAAAACCGTCTTACAAAAAGGCGATCATTACCCTCGCATCAGGTGAAACTATAGATCTGTATGCTAACATGTAG
- a CDS encoding T9SS type A sorting domain-containing protein, whose amino-acid sequence MNSFISKCVLALLVLTGLCITASAQVVLNRQVVASNGGSGVINNIQFQYTIGEAVIMPITDGRVLLTQGFQQPEESPKIPPGSSPVKNYILFPNPAVSNVKVQFDLLTNASVTIEVINPAGQSLYNQFQEMGAGKTTIVLPVNRFAAGIYTVVLKVNASIYFEKLVIQ is encoded by the coding sequence ATGAACTCATTTATTTCTAAATGCGTGTTGGCGCTATTAGTGCTGACAGGACTATGCATTACAGCCAGCGCGCAGGTTGTCCTGAACAGACAGGTAGTAGCCAGCAACGGCGGCAGCGGTGTTATCAACAACATCCAGTTCCAATATACAATAGGAGAAGCAGTGATCATGCCCATTACAGATGGGCGGGTATTGCTTACCCAAGGCTTCCAGCAACCGGAAGAATCGCCCAAGATACCGCCGGGGAGCAGTCCTGTTAAAAACTATATCCTCTTCCCAAATCCGGCGGTATCCAATGTGAAGGTTCAGTTCGACCTCCTAACAAATGCCAGTGTAACCATCGAGGTTATCAACCCCGCCGGGCAATCACTTTACAATCAATTCCAGGAAATGGGGGCTGGCAAAACAACCATTGTATTGCCTGTAAACCGTTTTGCTGCGGGCATTTACACGGTTGTACTCAAAGTAAATGCAAGTATCTACTTCGAAAAACTCGTCATACAATAA
- the fusA gene encoding elongation factor G yields MADLRFQRNFGIAAHIDAGKTTTTERILYYTGKSHKIGEVHEGAATMDWMAQEQERGITITSAATTCFWNFPTLQGKVQPDTKQYKFNIIDTPGHVDFTVEVERSLRVLDGLVALFCAVSGVEPQSETVWRQANRYRVPRIGFVNKMDRSGADFLNVVKQVKEMLGANPVPLVLPIGAEESFKGVVDLITMKGIIWDEEGKGATYQEIEIPADMRAEAEEWRANLVEAVAEYDDKLMEKFFDDPNTISEAEIHEAIRKATIDIAIIPMMCGSSFKNKGVQKMLDAVCRYLPSPMDIEAVKGTNPDSGEEVLRRPDAKEPFAALAFKIMTDPFVGRLAFFRAYSGHLDAGSYVLNTRTGKNERISRIMQMHANKQNPLEFIEAGDIGAAVGFKDIKTGDTLCDEKHPIVLEIMTFPEPVIHIAIEPKTQADVDKMGMAIAKLVEEDPTLKAKTDEETGQTILSGMGELHLEIIVDRMRREFKVEVNQGAPQVAYKEALTAKVEHREVFKKQTGGRGKFADIQIELGPADAEWLKENEGKSFQFVNDIFGGSIPKEFIPAVQKGFEQSLSQGVLANFPLVNLRVRLFDGSFHQVDSDAMSFELCAKSAFREAARKAKPVLLEPIMKVEVLTPDQYMGDVTGDLNRRRGMLEGMDSKNGVQVIKAKVPLSEMFGYVTQLRSLSSGRASSIMEFSHYAPAPTSVAEEVVAKVKGKVNA; encoded by the coding sequence ATGGCAGACTTAAGATTTCAAAGGAACTTTGGTATTGCGGCGCACATTGATGCGGGTAAAACCACTACCACAGAGCGTATCCTGTATTATACAGGTAAATCCCACAAGATTGGTGAGGTGCACGAGGGTGCTGCTACCATGGACTGGATGGCACAGGAGCAGGAAAGAGGTATTACCATCACATCTGCTGCTACCACTTGTTTTTGGAATTTCCCAACCCTGCAGGGTAAAGTACAACCTGATACCAAGCAATATAAATTCAACATCATTGATACGCCAGGTCACGTGGACTTTACCGTAGAGGTAGAGCGTTCTCTCCGTGTGCTGGACGGTCTGGTGGCATTGTTTTGCGCCGTATCCGGTGTTGAACCACAGTCTGAAACCGTTTGGCGTCAGGCTAACCGCTACCGTGTACCACGTATCGGTTTCGTAAATAAAATGGACCGTTCCGGTGCCGACTTCCTGAACGTTGTTAAGCAGGTAAAAGAAATGCTGGGTGCAAACCCCGTTCCTTTAGTACTGCCTATCGGCGCTGAAGAGTCTTTCAAAGGCGTGGTAGATCTGATCACCATGAAAGGAATCATCTGGGACGAAGAAGGTAAAGGCGCTACTTACCAGGAAATTGAAATTCCTGCCGACATGAGAGCTGAGGCAGAAGAATGGAGAGCTAACCTGGTTGAAGCAGTAGCTGAATATGATGATAAACTGATGGAGAAATTCTTCGACGATCCAAATACGATCTCTGAAGCGGAAATCCACGAAGCTATCCGTAAGGCTACCATCGATATCGCTATCATTCCGATGATGTGCGGTTCTTCCTTCAAAAATAAAGGTGTTCAGAAAATGCTGGATGCGGTTTGCCGTTACCTGCCTTCTCCAATGGACATCGAAGCCGTAAAAGGTACCAACCCCGACAGCGGTGAGGAAGTTTTACGCAGACCAGATGCAAAGGAACCATTCGCTGCACTGGCCTTCAAAATCATGACCGATCCTTTCGTAGGTCGTCTGGCGTTCTTCCGGGCTTACTCTGGTCACCTGGATGCTGGTTCTTACGTACTGAACACCCGTACCGGTAAAAACGAGCGTATCAGCCGTATTATGCAGATGCACGCTAACAAGCAGAACCCACTCGAATTCATCGAAGCCGGTGATATCGGTGCTGCTGTTGGTTTTAAAGATATCAAAACAGGTGATACCCTGTGCGACGAGAAGCATCCGATCGTACTGGAAATCATGACCTTCCCGGAACCCGTTATCCACATCGCCATTGAGCCTAAAACGCAGGCAGACGTTGATAAAATGGGTATGGCTATCGCTAAACTGGTAGAAGAAGATCCTACCCTGAAAGCAAAAACTGACGAAGAAACCGGCCAAACCATCCTGAGTGGTATGGGTGAACTTCACCTGGAAATCATCGTTGACCGTATGCGTCGCGAGTTTAAGGTAGAAGTTAACCAGGGAGCTCCGCAAGTTGCTTACAAGGAAGCCCTGACCGCTAAAGTTGAACACCGTGAGGTATTTAAGAAACAAACCGGTGGTCGTGGTAAATTCGCTGACATCCAGATAGAACTCGGACCTGCCGATGCTGAATGGCTGAAAGAGAACGAAGGCAAATCATTCCAGTTCGTAAATGATATCTTTGGTGGATCTATCCCTAAAGAATTCATCCCTGCGGTACAGAAAGGATTTGAACAGTCGCTCAGCCAGGGTGTACTGGCAAACTTCCCGCTGGTGAACCTGAGAGTACGTCTGTTCGACGGATCTTTCCACCAGGTGGATTCTGATGCGATGTCATTTGAATTGTGTGCCAAATCGGCTTTCCGTGAAGCAGCCCGCAAAGCTAAACCAGTATTGCTGGAGCCTATCATGAAAGTGGAAGTATTAACACCAGACCAGTACATGGGTGATGTGACAGGTGATCTGAACCGTCGTCGTGGTATGCTGGAAGGTATGGACTCCAAAAACGGTGTACAGGTAATCAAAGCTAAAGTGCCACTGAGCGAAATGTTCGGTTATGTAACACAGCTGCGTTCACTGTCGTCCGGTCGTGCAAGCTCTATCATGGAATTCTCCCACTATGCTCCGGCTCCAACCAGCGTGGCGGAAGAAGTGGTAGCTAAAGTGAAAGGCAAAGTAAACGCTTAA